Proteins from a single region of Oryza brachyantha chromosome 6, ObraRS2, whole genome shotgun sequence:
- the LOC102699965 gene encoding formin-like protein 6, with product MSLFRRLFHRRPPEGLVEISGNIFVFDHCFSTDFFEEDELKPYIGGILKQLLGRYSIDSFMVFNFEGGKKDNQIASIFSDFEMSVMGYPRNYEGCPLLTMEMIHHFVRSSESWLSLGQENFLLIHSEQGGWPVLAFALAALLVYLRRSNNEGKALEMVYRQAPPGLVEHFSPLDPAPSQLRYLKYVSRRHISPDLWPPADRMMNLNCVIIRGVPNFDGKGGCRPIFQIYGPDPFVPGDRSTKVLFSTPKTSDFVELYTQEDSEIIKFNARCPVQGDVVMECISLDENFEHEVMVFRVMFNTAFIEDNLLLLGRDQIDILWDTKHRFPVDFRVEVIFSEMDTITSLRTSQLSSEDKESFYRVEDAFSHVEWSTKSNHVTTDATEQNRSNSKHDGFDVIPLQETESSNTTSENNLLGTRSVQVIQIETEHNHYSAPKFEGVKDAVADEHSLPEPNSLASKSQERELFEDSSAGELPKWDTTKNNLDPELPSTNSRDPEAAGDAAVAEWSDTNTDTFLSDTPSSSSPSSPPKFDEDSMEAGTVEIQTQPAEPQRC from the exons ATGTCGCTGTTCCGGCGGCTGTTCCACCGGCGGCCGCCCGAGGGGCTCGTCGAGATCTCCGGCAACATTTTCG TGTTTGACCACTGCTTCTCCACGGATTTCTTTGAAGAAGACGAGCTGAAACCGTACATCGGAGGCATATTGAAACAGCTTCTTGGGCGCTACTCCATTGACTCATTCATGGTATTCAATTTTGAGGGAGGCAAGAAGGATAACCAAATTGCTAGCATTTTCTCCGATTTCGAAATGAGTGTGATGGGATACCCACGGAACTATGAGGGATGCCCCTTGCTCACCATGGAGATGATTCATCATTTTGTGAGGTCTAGTGAAAGTTGGCTCTCATTAGGCCAGGAAAACTTCTTGCTTATACATTCAGAACAGGGGGGATGGCCGGTCCTTGCTTTCGCGTTGGCAGCCCTACTGGTTTATCTCCGAAGATCTAATAATGAGGGGAAGGCATTGGAGATGGTCTACAGACAGGCACCACCTGGGCTAGTTGAGCACTTCTCACCACTCGACCCGGCTCCTTCTCAGCTGAGATACTTGAAGTATGTGTCAAGACGGCACATATCACCAGACTTATGGCCTCCGGCTGATAGaatgatgaatttgaattgtGTAATCATCAGGGgggtaccaaattttgatgGAAAGGGGGGATGTAGACCAATATTCCAGATTTATGGTCCAGATCCTTTTGTGCCTGGTGACAGAAGTACTAAAGTTCTCTTTTCAACCCCGAAGACAAGTGATTTTGTCGAGCTTTACACACAG GAAGATTCTGAGATAATCAAGTTTAATGCCCGGTGTCCTGTTCAAGGAGACGTTGTCATGGAGTGCATTAGCCTGGATGAAAACTTTGAACATGAAGTGATGGTGTTTAGGGTCATGTTTAACACGGCTTTTATTGAAGACAACCTGTTGTTACTTGGTAGGGACCAGATTGACATTCTGTGGGACACAAAACACCGGTTTCCTGTAGATTTTAGAGTTGAG GTTATATTTTCGGAGATGGACACGATCACATCGCTTCGCACATCTCAATTATCAAGTGAGGATAAGGAAAGCTTTTATAGGGTTGAAGATGCATTCAGTCATGTTGAGTGGTCAACCAAAAGCAATCACGTCACAACTGATGCAACAGAACAGAATAGATCTAACAGCAAGCACGATGGCTTTGATGTGATACCTCTTCAGGAAACAGAAAGCAGCAATACCACATCTGAAAATAACTTGCTAGGAACCAGATCTGTCCAGGTTATTCAGATCGAAACAGAACACAACCATTATTCAGCGCCAAAGTTTGAGGGTGTCAAAGATGCTGTTGCTGATGAACATTCCTTGCCTGAACCTAATTCTCTTGCATCAAAATCTCAAGAGCGTGAACTTTTTGAAGATTCATCTGCAGGGGAGTTGCCAAAATGGGATACCACCAAGAACAACCTCGACCCTGAGCTGCCCTCGACGAATTCACGAGACCCGGAAGCTGCTGGtgatgctgctgttgctgaaTGGTCAGACACCAACACAGACACGTTCCTGTCAGATACTCCTTCAAGCAGCTCTCCATCAAGCCCCCCAAAATTCGATGAAGATTCCATGGAAGCTGGAACTGTTGAAATTCAGACTCAACCAGCAGAACCTCAAAGATGTTGA
- the LOC102700245 gene encoding BTB/POZ domain-containing protein NPY1-like, translating into MKFMKLGSKPDAFQTDGGDSRYVLSELPSDIVIHVEEARFYLHKFPLLSKSSLLQRLIIEASQNGTDEVYIHDIPGGVKTFEICAKFCYGMVVTLNAYNVVAARCAAEYLGMTEDVDKSNLVFKIEVFLNSGIFRSWKDSIIALQTTDALLPWSEQLKLAARCIDSIASKATSNPCNVVWSYTYNRKSASSDEIVEARKNSQPVPKDWWVEDLCELDVELYKRVMVAVKSRGRITPDVVGEALRAYASRWLPECFDDDDGAGAYSMAYKHLLETIVWLLPSDKGSSCCSCRFLLKLLKVSVLIGAGELLREELMDRVVLQLHRASAGDLLIPARPPAPTAYDVQLVLTLVGRYMRRAGVGEDGIFLSNLDQEMFETGIVDDESLLALSKIVDGYLAEVASDPNLSVSSFVALATSMPDAARATHDGLYTAIDVFLKLRPSLPKAEKRKISSLMDVKKLSKEACIHAAQNDRLPLRVVVQVLFFEQLRAAGGGPAAAPNMARVVEEEDDDGGDWKSRALLVPGQQPAPSPLKKQLGSLKLAGGGDEGDDGRRLARVSSVANQSSRLSLSSRSRSRRIFDKLWAGGKAPGGEVVSKSSDTSGSSQSPRSSAKPPESKSSSSSSRNRRYSVS; encoded by the exons ATGAAATTCATGAAGCTTGGGTCCAAGCCGGACGCCTTCCAGACCGACGGCGGGGACTCCAG ATATGTGTTGTCTGAACTTCCATCAGACATTGTCATCCATGTGGAGGAGGCAAGGTTCTACCTTCACAAG TTCCCATTGCTGTCCAAGAGTAGCCTTCTGCAAAGGCTGATCATTGAGGCCAGCCAGAATGGCACTGATGAGGTTTACATCCATGACATCCCTGGTGGAGTGAAAACATTTGAGATCTGTGCAAAGTTCTGCTATGGCATGGTTGTGACCCTCAACGCGTACAATGTCGTCGCCGCAAGATGCGCCGCCGAGTACCTTGGGATGACTGAAGATGTTGACAAGAGCAACCTGGTGTTCAAGATCGAAGTCTTCCTCAATTCCGGCATCTTCAGAAGCTGGAAGGACTCCATCATAGCACTTCAGACCACTGATGCATTGCTGCCATGGTCGGAGCAGCTGAAGCTGGCTGCAAGGTGCATTGACTCCATTGCTTCCAAGGCTACCTCCAACCCCTGCAATGTGGTGTGGTCATACACATACAACCGGAAATCGGCGTCGTCCGACGAGATCGTGGAGGCCAGGAAGAACTCGCAGCCGGTGCCGAAGGACTGGTGGGTTGAGGATCTGTGTGAGCTGGATGTGGAGCTTTACAAGCGTGTCATGGTGGCCGTGAAGTCGAGAGGAAGGATCACTCCTGATGTTGTTGGAGAAGCTCTGAGAGCCTATGCTTCCAGATGGCTTCCTGAATGCTTTGATGACGATGACGGCGCCGGAGCCTACTCCATGGCGTACAAGCATCTCCTCGAGACTATCGTCTGGTTGCTGCCGTCAGACAAGGGGTCGTCGTGCTGCTCGTGCCGGTTCTTGCTCAAGCTGCTGAAGGTGTCCGTCCTGATCGGTGCCGGTGAGCTCCTGAGGGAGGAGCTCATGGACAGGGTAGTCCTGCAGCTGCACAGGGCCTCCGCCGGCGACCTCCTGATCCCGGcaaggccgccggcgccgaccgccTACGACGTGCAGCTGGTGCTGACGCTCGTCGGACGGTACATGAGGCGCGCCGGAGTGGGCGAGGATGGGATCTTCCTCAGCAACCTCGACCAGGAGATGTTCGAGACCGGCATCGTCGACGACGAGTCTTTGCTTGCTCTGTCCAAGATCGTTGATGGGTACCTCGCCGAGGTCGCCTCTGATCCAAACCTGTCGGTCTCAAGCTTCGTGGCATTGGCAACCTCCATGCCTGATGCGGCGAGAGCGACACACGATGGACTGTACACCGCCATTGATGTCTTTCTCAAG TTGCGTCCGAGCCTGCCAAAGGCGGAGAAGAGGAAGATCTCGAGCTTGATGGACGTGAAGAAGCTGTCGAAGGAGGCGTGCATCCACGCGGCGCAGAACGACCGCCTCCCGCTCCGCGTCGTCGTGCAGGTGCTCTTCTTCGAGCAGCTTCGCGCGGCGGGGGgcggcccggcggcggcgcccaacATGGCgcgggtggtggaggaggaggacgacgacggcggggacTGGAAGTCCCGCGCGCTCCTGGTGCCGGGGCAGCaaccggcgccgtcgccgctcaaGAAGCAGCTCGGGAGCCTgaagctcgccggcggcggcgacgagggcgacgacgggcggcggctggcgagggTGAGCAGCGTGGCGAACCAGAGCAGCAGGCTGTCGCTGTCGTCGCGGTCGCGGTCGCGGCGGATCTTCGACAAGCTGTGGGCCGGCGGGAAGgcgcccggcggcgaggtggtcaGCAAGAGCTCCGACACGTCGGGGAGCTCGCAGAGCCCGAGGTCGTCGGCCAAGCCGCCGGAGTCCAAGTCCTCCAGCTCGTCGTCGAGGAACCGCCGCTACTCCGTCTCGTAG
- the LOC102699691 gene encoding ubiquitin carboxyl-terminal hydrolase 23, with product MAEVEVEVSVAAAAAEGVLHRRIEFHLARRPHAAVAVGGGGFRMETLNPDAADRAAAGGEGEVRRAEKGEAVGGLDPELSVARIYLGRIGAGLQNLGNTCYLNSVLQCLTYTEPFVAYLQSGKHKSSCRTAGFCALCALQNHVKTALQSTGKIVTPSQIVKNLRCISRGFRNSRQEDAHELMVNLLESMHKCCLPSGVPSESPSAYEKSLVHKIFGGRLRSQVKCTQCSHCSNKFDPFLDLSLDIARATTLVRALQNFTEDELLDGGEKQYQCQRCRKKVVAKKKFTIDKAPYVLTIHLKRFSPFNPREKIDKKVDFQPMLDLKPFISDSKGTDYKYSLYGVLVHAGWNTQSGHYFCFVRTSSGMWHNLDDNQVRQVREADVLKQKAYMLFYVRDTVGNSMPRKDSSTANMPAKKTMPERISGPNGLIQSGVMEAKLNDSSSTYRDKRLHSISNGNSSIMNKTSADYCSKNDGKTEAPGAPENKDLASRQKALAPQIDDATLSAQPKHIASTGPRGTSLSDQSASLIHVIGKQAMALVPSQEVQPKSDGLSTDSGHKTVTSSVANGDATLSKQDNQTSPHHKTFSKLASHVNGTDTGLAAQIFPTKDAIVSNSVVLPSIRGPIYNEKVCGLQKSIKQDDETVKEIPLNKNNIVSELEQDNSRKQASSEVSMKVVADDSCNVCIMKRVDLKSKKLVRYPVMNMWLRPRQLLLHSAKVQKKRKHNRTSRRWPAVCEDMANVASSGPSGNTSEQQPSTSATVPSETVQCTLRGWKRSYDSATPKNYDQLQTSEQQVVGTVARSDKLNLDKRNSISESVTTAELLKLGPSSSANQKYSRNNADATLGAPQHFSVTRELTEVTVPRWDDVAVPNTEARESKCSESKSIGYVLDEWDEEYDRGKAKKIRQSKEDYGGPNPFQEEANFISQRTMKQRSYQARSLNKHANARR from the exons ATGGCGGAGGTTGAGGTCGAGGtttcggtggcggcggcggcggcggagggggtgCTGCACCGGAGGATCGAGTTCCACCTCGCGAGGAGGCCGCACGCCGCGGTGGCGGTCGGGGGAGGCGGGTTCCGGATGGAGACGCTGAACCCCGACGCTGCTGatagggcggcggcggggggcgaGGGGGAGGTGAGGAGGGCGGAGAAGGGGGAGGCGGTCGGCGGGTTGGATCCGGAGCTCAGCGTCGCCAGGATCTACCTCGGGAGAATT GGTGCTGGCCTGCAAAATCTTGGGAACACTTGCTACCTCAACTCGGTTCTGCAATGCCTGACGTACACGGAACCATTCGTGGCCTATTTGCAGAGCGGGAAACACAAGTCTTCAT GTCGTACTGCTGGATTTTGTGCGCTATGTGCTCTTCAAAATCACGTTAAGACTGCTCTACAGTCAACGGGAAAAATAGTGACACCATCACAGATTGTCAAGAACTTGCGTT GCATTTCCCGTGGTTTCCGCAACTCAAGGCAGGAGGATGCACACGAGTTAATGGTTAATTTACTTGAATCCATGCATAAATGTTGTCTACCTTCTGGGGTACCAAGTGAGTCTCCTAGTGCATATGAGAAGAGCTTAGTTCACAAAATATTCGGTGGCCGTCTAAGAAGTCAG GTGAAATGCACACAGTGCTCACATTGTTCCAACAAATTTGATCCTTTCTTGGATCTCAGCCTTGATATTGCGAGGGCCACGACTCTGGTGAGAGCACTTCAAAATTTCACTGAGGACGAACTACTAGATGGGGGAGAAAAGCAATATCAGTGCCAACGCTGCAGGAAAAAGGTTGtagcaaagaaaaaatttacaatCGATAAGGCTCCATATGTTCTGACAATTCATCTGAAGCGCTTTAGCCCTTTTAACCCTCGTGAAAAGATTGACAAAAAGGTAGATTTTCAACCAATGCTAGACTTGAAGCCATTTATCAGCGACTCTAAA GGCACAGATTATAAATACAGCCTTTATGGTGTTTTGGTTCATGCTGGTTGGAACACTCAGTCAGGCCATTATTTTTGCTTCGTTCGAACTTCCAGTGGAATGTGGCACAACCTTGATGATAACCAG GTACGCCAAGTCCGTGAGGCAGATGTATTGAAACAGAAagcatatatgttattttatgTACGTGACACAGTTGGGAATTCGATGCCACGCAAAGATAGTAGCACTGCCAATATGCCAGCGAAAAAAACAATGCCTGAAAGGATCTCAGGTCCAAATGGTCTTATCCAAAGTGGTGTGATGGAAGCAAAATTGAATGATTCCTCTTCTACTTACAGAGATAAGAGGTTGCACAGCATAAGCAATGGGAACTCAAGCATTATGAACAAGACTTCAGCAGACTATTGTTCAAAGAATGATGGTAAAACTGAAGCTCCTGGAGCCCCAGAAAACAAGGACCTGGCTTCCAGACAGAAAGCTCTTGCACCTCAAATTGATGACGCTACCTTGTCCGCTCAACCTAAGCATATTGCTTCCACTGGCCCTAGAGGGACATCTTTGTCAGACCAGTCTGCATCTCTGATACATGTGATTGGTAAACAAGCAATGGCTCTGGTTCCGTCACAGGAAGTGCAACCAAAGTCTGATGGGTTATCTACTGATTCAGGACACAAGACTGTTACCTCTTCAGTGGCTAATGGTGATGCAACATTGTCAAAGCAGGATAACCAAACATCCCCACATCACAAAACATTTTCTAAACTAGCTTCCCATGTAAATGGCACAGACACAGGGCTTGCTGCACAAATATTCCCAACTAAG GATGCTATTGTTTCAAACAGTGTTGTGCTACCTAGTATCAGGGGTCCAATTTACAATGAGAAAGTATGTGGGTTGCAGAAATCCATCAAGCAAGATGACGAAACAGTGAAGGAAATTCCTTTGAACAAG AACAACATAGTGTCAGAACTTGAACAAGACAACTCTAGAAAACAGGCCAGCTCTGAAGTGTCCATGAAGGTTGTTGCAGATGACTCTTGCAATGTTTGTATAATGAAAAGGGTGGATTTGAAGTCAAAGAAACTTGTGAGATATCCAGTTATGAACATGTGGCTTCGGCCCAGACAACTTTTGCTACATTCAGCAAaggtacaaaagaaaaggaaacacaATAGAACTAGTAGAAGATGGCCTGCAGTTTGTGAGGACATGGCAAATGTCGCTTCTTCAGGACCTTCAGGTAACACAAGCGAGCAGCAGCCATCAACATCGGCAACTGTGCCGTCTGAAACCGTGCAATGTACTCTCAGAGGGTGGAAACGTTCCTATGATAGTGCCACTCCTAAAAATTATGATCAGTTGCAAACGAGCGAGCAGCAGGTTGTTGGAACAGTTGCTCGTAGTGACAAACTTAACTTGGACAAGAGAAACAGTATTAGTGAATCCGTTACCACTGCTGAGCTTCTGAAGTTGGGTCCAAGCTCTTCTGCAAACCAGAAATATTCAAGGAACAATGCGGATGCAACATTGGGAGCTCCCCAGCACTTTAGTGTTACAAGGGAATTGACCGAAGTTACTG TTCCACGCTGGGATGATGTTGCTGTGCCAAATACTGAGGCAAGAGAATCAAAATGTTCTGAGAGCAAGAGCATTGGATATGTTTTAGATGAATG GGATGAGGAGTATGACCGTGGGAAGGCAAAGAAAATCAGACAATCAAAGGAAGACTACGGTGGACCGAATCCCTTCCAGGAGGAGGCCAACTTTATCTCACAGAGAACCATGAAACAGAGAAGTTATCAAGCCAGATCCTTGAACAAACATGCTAATGCTAGAAGATGA
- the LOC107304401 gene encoding putative nuclease HARBI1: MYPSYRRRSNSDDEFIHFVLPTLENSTQSSSTRRSMHTSKLSGGCRVHEILTGHERLCKRNFRMEVGIFHALVDKLREKGYLANTIYVSVEEQVAIFLYAVAKNATNETLQDWFQHSPDTIHRYFKAVLNAITNLTSVYIRAPSLHPHPILSKPQFYPFFKNCIGAIDVTHIPMKLPLDEQEPYRNRKQTISQNCMVACDFDLKFVHIHPGWEGSASDARVLHDALNHGFEVPNGKFYLVDAGYANTPQFLAPYRGTRYHLKEQGRARQRPQNYKELFNLRHAQLRNHVERIIGIYKMRFPILKVASHFPKEKQVDISVACAVLHNFIRLYNGDMTWPSNATMDIDQEQIIDVPDGDHNYQDDINAFNFSREAGNQMRDDIARQMWDQYISRRTSR, translated from the exons ATGTATCCAAGCTACCGACGTAGGTCAAATAGTGACGATGAGTTCATTCATTTTGTTTTGCCTACCTTGGAAAATTCAACACAATCATCTTCTACTAGGAGATCAATGCACACATCAAAACTTTCAGGGGGTTGTCGTGTTCATGAGATTTTAACTGGACATGAAAGATTATGTAAAAGGAACTTTCGCATGGAAGTTGGCATTTTTCATGCACTAGTCGACAAGTTGCGTGAGAAAGGGTACCTAGCTAACACAATATATGTTTCAGTGGAAGAGCAAGTTGCTATATTCTTGTATGCAGTAGCAAAAAATGCAACCAATGAAACACTTCAAGATTGGTTTCAGCATAGCCCAGACACAATACATCGATATTTCAAAGCAGTGTTGAATGCAATAACAAATCTTACATCTGTCTACATTCGTGCACCTTCCCTGCATCCACATCCAATCTTGAGCAAGCCACAGTTTTACCCCTTTTTTAAG AATTGCATTGGTGCTATAGATGTTACTCACATCCCTATGAAACTTCCATTGGATGAGCAAGAGCCATACAGAAATAGGAAGCAAACAATCTCACAAAATTGTATGGTTGCTTGTGATTTTGATTTGAAGTTTGTGCATATACATCCTGGATGGGAGGGGTCAGCTTCAGATGCAAGGGTTTTGCATGATGCACTTAACCATGGTTTTGAAGTTCCAAATGGTAAATTTTATCTTGTAGATGCTGGTTATGCAAATACACCTCAATTTCTAGCTCCATATCGTGGTACTAGGTATCATTTAAAAGAACAAGGAAGAGCTCGCCAAAGGCCACAAAATTATAAGGAATTATTTAATCTTCGACATGCTCAACTTCGGAATCATGTTGAGAGAATTATTGGCATCTACAAAATGAGATTTCCTATACTAAAAGTGGCTTCACattttccaaaagaaaaacaggttGACATATCTGTGGCTTGTGCTGTTCTACATAACTTTATACGCCTATACAATGGAGATATGACTTGGCCTAGTAATGCTACCATGGATATTGATCAAGAGCAGATTATTGATGTGCCAGATGGAGACCATAACTATCAGGATGATATAAATGCATTTAATTTCTCTAGGGAAGCAGGAAATCAAATGCGAGATGACATAGCACGACAAATGTGGGATCAGTACATATCCCGAAGGACTTCAAGATAG
- the LOC102720611 gene encoding uncharacterized protein LOC102720611 codes for MRSFLIQLLKDHDVPGYRTHNAWSKDAWTSIASQLNNKFSLSYTVNQVKQKEQDLKKEYRSVKDLLAESGFGWDSERMMLDAPESVWATFAARNNNKEPLQWKDKSYPYFDELSTLYDGRYAEGRTRRGIDYYASKTHDAFISIDESTDACHSPSPNLQGPGEPGLDLFDKKETEDTNLDVAHRSSTPMQHMKSTPTCKQPCPEKPSKCAKRQKTSPTEPTDGFHERYLQLKQEEINRFAAIEERKLDDPYSINKCITTLEGLDGLQTSDILMSSDIFQSTNNREVFLSYSSDALKLAWIRREIARSNPNY; via the exons ATGAGGTCATTTCTTATTCAGCTGTTGAAAGATCATGATGTACCTGGTTATCGAACACACAATGCATGGAGCAAGGATGCATGGACAAGTATTGCTTCTCAATTAAATAACAAGTTTAGTCTATCATATACTGTTAACCAAGTCAAGCAAAAAGAGCAAGATTTGAAGAAGGAATATCGAAGTGTTAAGGATTTGTTAGCTGAAAGTGGCTTTGGATGGGATAGTGAGAGAATGATGTTAGATGCACCTGAGAGTGTTTGGGCCACGTTTGCTGCTCGCAACAACAACAAGGAACCCCTCCAATGGAAAGACAAGTCTTACCCATACTTTGATGAATTATCTACACTTTACGATG GCCGTTATGCTGAAGGAAGGACTCGTCGTGGTATAGACTATTATGCAAGCAAGACACATGATGCATTCATCTCTATTGATGAAAGTACTGATGCTTGCCACAGTCCATCACCTAATTTACAAGGTCCAGGTGAACCTGGTTTggatttatttgataaaaaagaaactgagGATACAAATTTGGATGTTGCCCACCGGTCATCAACACCAATGCAACACATGAAGTCTACACCAACCTGCAAACAACCTTGTCCAGAAAAGCCTAGTAAATGTGCAAAAAGACAGAAGACAAGTCCTACTGAACCAACTGATGGATTTCATGAGAGATACCTACAATTGAAGCAGGAAGAAATAAATCGATTTGCAGCTATTGAAGAGAGGAAACTAGATGATCCCTACAGTATTAACAAGTGCATCACAACTCTTGAAGGCTTGGATGGTCTACAAACAAGTGACATTCTGATGTCATCAGATATATTCCAATCAACAAATAACAGGGAAGTTTTCTTGTCATATTCTAGTGATGCACTAAAATTGGCATGGATTAGAAGGGAGATTGCACGGAGCAACCCAAATTATTAG
- the LOC121054674 gene encoding protein POLAR-like 1 yields MEGSTRGGGGGGGRAGTEALPLPPPPRLAAVSSPSPAASIRAHLARAAGAGGGLESCQSPRSLLSRLLQRGDGGSGGKFGCRVRLPRRYSSTSAAGGGRDDAKDSASEQDVPARVKVVGRAPELSLETPRSSCTLDEGRNGKKKPEEEIMSMNLGLGASLVLLLSKGAVELNKMVELRVQMEALVSEIRKETQSKKQDSASAAAAAAVAAGSSSQESDGRSITAVKDPIARAAVSDDAMSNCSGGGGGGGRAAVVMHRMEAELQVELNRLQCAAGHGENRAAPMHGLELPLLQVKTTKSNVSDSPPRSCVADEDEDDDVAEGGNAGEAVEEDDEEEEEYDEEEEEEYDAGGGGDKSPPHGGVSARALERRLYELLQKRQQERIVELEAALDSTQRRLHEKEREVVWWRDAAKLVTHRRDESSRRFARS; encoded by the exons ATGGAGGGTTCAAcgagaggtggtggtggtggtggtggaaggGCGGGGACGGAGGCGCTGCctctgcctccgccgccgcgcctcgcggcggtgtcgtcgccgtcgccggcggcgtccatCAGGGCTCACCTCGCCAGAGCCGCAGGTGCGGGTGGCGGGCTTGAGAGCTGCCAGTCGCCGCGGTCGCTGCTGTCGCGTCTCCTGCAGCGAGGGGATGGCGGGAGTGGAGGGAAGTTTGGGTGCCGGGTGCGGCTCCCGCGGCGGTACagctccacctccgccgccggaggcggcAGGGACGACGCGAAGGACAGTGCCTCCGAGCAGGACGTCCCTGCCAGGGTGAAGGTGGTCGGGAGGGCGCCGGAGCTCTCGCTCGAGACGCCGCGGAGTTCTTGCACGCTCGACGAGGGGAGAAATG GGAAGAAgaagccggaggaggagatcatGTCGATGAACCTTGGACTCGGCGCGAGCTTGGTGCTGCTCCTGTCCAAGGGCGCGGTCGAGCTGAACAAGATGGTGGAGCTCCGAGTGCAGATGGAGGCGCTCGTGTCGGAGATCAGGAAGGAGACGCAGAGCAAGAAGCAGGACTctgcctcggccgccgccgccgccgccgtagccgCCGGTTCCAGTTCGCAAGAATCCGACGGCCGCAGCATCACCGCCGTGAAGGACCCCATCGCCCGTGCGGCCGTCTCCGATGACGCAATGTCCAACTGctccggcggaggcggaggcggtggacgcgccgccgtcgtgatGCACCGGATGGAGGCTGAGCTCCAGGTCGAGCTGAACCGCTTGCAGTGCGCTGCCGGGCACGGCGAGAATCGTGCCGCTCCCATGCACGGACTCGAG TTGCCGTTGCTGCAGGTGAAGACGACGAAGAGCAACGTGTCGGACAGCCCGCCGAGGAGCTGcgtcgccgacgaggacgaggacgacgacgtggCAGAAGGCGGGAACGCCGGAGAGGCGgtcgaggaagacgacgaggaggaggaagagtacgacgaggaggaggaggaggagtacgacgccggtggcggcggggacAAGAGCCCGCCGCACGGCGGCGTgtcggcgcgggcgctggagcGGCGGCTGTACGAGCTGCTGCAGAAGCGGCAGCAGGAGCGCATCGTGGAGCTGGAGGCCGCGCTGGACAGCAcccagcgccgcctccacgAGAAGGAGCGCGAGGTCGTCTGGTGGCGCGACGCCGCCAAGCTCGTCACCCACCGCCGCGACGAGTCCTCCCGCCGCTTCGCCAGATCGTAG